Proteins encoded together in one Fimbriiglobus ruber window:
- a CDS encoding transcription antitermination factor NusB, translated as MTTARAAALDILARSHSREGFVAELLDENLTRTGLSAQDRRFVTQLVFGVIRRRGTLDALLKPFIQRPLNNVEPALMDALRLGAFQIAFLTHVPKHAAVHETVELANHIGRGQAKGFLNGVLRRVAETVTDEYTDAPGADALPFEAVPSSVTVGSAAHSDFSTPAGEITERPAVVGRYRKLARPVLPNLEEDFAGYLAAGFSWPRWLADRWLARFGRDEATRLGFWFNAPPSLWLRVNKLKGEREDYRVQLAARNIDADTGPHPQSLRLLEGHSVRDLPGYADGEFAVQDPSAMAVATALNPAPGWRVLDLCAAPGGKTTHLAELMHNRGRIVACDIEAKRLDTVATLCRRLGVSNVEPVLVKDGTDAPAGPFDAALVDAPCSNTGVLGRRPEVRWRVQPGEFEYLIRLQTKLLFAALDRVKPGGVVVYSTCSIEPDENENVVKGVRRGIKGLKVEAEGYAIPGKPADGGYWARLRKPG; from the coding sequence ATGACGACCGCCCGCGCCGCCGCCCTCGATATCCTCGCCCGGTCCCATTCCCGCGAAGGGTTTGTCGCCGAGCTGTTGGACGAAAACCTGACCCGCACCGGGCTCTCCGCCCAGGACCGCCGGTTCGTCACGCAGCTCGTGTTCGGCGTCATCCGCCGCCGTGGAACGCTCGACGCACTGCTCAAGCCGTTCATCCAGCGCCCGCTGAACAACGTCGAGCCAGCGCTAATGGACGCGCTGCGGCTCGGCGCGTTTCAGATCGCGTTCCTGACACACGTACCCAAGCACGCGGCCGTCCACGAGACCGTCGAACTGGCCAATCACATCGGCCGCGGTCAGGCGAAGGGGTTCCTCAACGGCGTCCTCCGCCGCGTGGCCGAGACCGTGACGGACGAGTACACCGACGCGCCAGGGGCGGATGCCCTGCCATTCGAAGCGGTGCCATCGTCGGTGACAGTGGGGAGCGCGGCCCACTCGGATTTCAGCACTCCGGCCGGGGAGATTACGGAAAGGCCGGCCGTCGTCGGCCGCTATCGCAAGCTCGCGCGGCCCGTCCTCCCGAACCTGGAGGAAGACTTCGCGGGCTACCTGGCTGCGGGCTTCTCGTGGCCGCGATGGCTTGCTGACCGTTGGCTCGCGCGTTTCGGACGGGACGAGGCCACGCGGCTCGGGTTCTGGTTCAACGCCCCGCCCTCACTCTGGCTCCGCGTAAACAAGCTCAAGGGCGAGCGGGAAGACTACCGCGTCCAACTCGCCGCCCGGAACATCGACGCCGACACCGGCCCGCACCCGCAGTCCCTCCGCCTGCTCGAAGGTCACTCGGTCCGCGACCTGCCGGGGTACGCCGACGGCGAGTTCGCCGTGCAAGACCCGTCGGCGATGGCCGTGGCGACGGCCCTCAACCCGGCCCCCGGCTGGCGCGTCCTCGACCTGTGCGCCGCGCCGGGCGGAAAGACCACGCACCTCGCCGAACTCATGCACAACCGCGGCCGGATCGTCGCCTGCGACATTGAGGCGAAACGGTTGGACACAGTCGCAACCCTGTGCCGCCGGCTCGGTGTTTCAAACGTGGAGCCCGTACTGGTGAAGGACGGCACGGACGCCCCGGCCGGACCGTTCGACGCCGCCTTGGTCGACGCACCGTGCAGCAACACCGGCGTACTCGGTCGTCGGCCCGAGGTTCGCTGGCGCGTCCAGCCGGGCGAGTTCGAGTACCTGATCCGGCTCCAGACCAAGCTTCTCTTCGCCGCGCTCGACCGGGTGAAGCCGGGCGGTGTGGTCGTGTACTCGACGTGCAGCATCGAACCGGACGAGAACGAAAACGTGGTGAAGGGCGTCCGCCGCGGGATCAAGGGCCTGAAGGTCGAAGCCGAGGGGTACGCCATCCCCGGTAAGCCGGCCGACGGCGGGTACTGGGCGCGGCTGCGGAAGCCGGGGTGA
- the fmt gene encoding methionyl-tRNA formyltransferase, producing the protein MRIVMMGTGTFAEPTFEALLAARENVVGLVTQPDRDAGNRRGSTRQTGKGMATIAQSAGVPVAQPESINTPEGLAQLKAFAPDLLVVAAYGQILSKDVIATPPMGAINVHASLLPKYRGASPIAHAILNGETRTGVTIIRITLGLDAGDMLAQGAVDILPTETTGELETRLAPLGAGLCVDVLNRMKAGPVSGEKQDPAQVTKAPKLKKEHGLIDWTKPAAAISDHVRAMQPWPTAYTFFHRPGKEPIRVIINRVDPSASRPTLDSGAPVGSIFGDAKSMGVKCGDASLEVLELQPAGKKRMTAEEFLRGYPIQAGYRFGPEVLA; encoded by the coding sequence ATGCGTATTGTCATGATGGGCACCGGGACGTTCGCGGAGCCGACGTTCGAGGCGCTGCTCGCGGCGCGGGAGAACGTGGTCGGGCTGGTTACGCAACCGGACCGGGACGCCGGCAACCGCCGCGGGTCGACGCGACAGACCGGAAAGGGCATGGCGACCATCGCCCAGTCGGCGGGCGTCCCCGTCGCTCAGCCTGAGAGCATTAACACGCCCGAGGGGCTGGCGCAGTTGAAGGCGTTCGCCCCGGACCTGCTAGTCGTCGCCGCGTATGGTCAGATTCTCTCGAAGGATGTCATCGCCACGCCTCCGATGGGGGCGATCAACGTCCACGCGTCGCTGCTGCCCAAGTATCGCGGGGCGTCGCCGATCGCGCACGCCATCCTGAACGGCGAGACGCGCACGGGCGTGACCATCATCCGAATCACTCTGGGCCTGGACGCGGGCGACATGCTCGCGCAAGGGGCGGTAGACATCCTGCCGACCGAGACGACCGGCGAACTCGAAACCCGGCTCGCCCCGCTCGGGGCCGGGTTGTGTGTGGATGTGCTGAACCGGATGAAAGCCGGGCCGGTCTCGGGCGAGAAACAAGACCCCGCTCAAGTGACCAAGGCACCGAAGCTGAAGAAAGAACACGGCCTGATCGACTGGACGAAACCGGCCGCCGCGATCAGCGATCACGTTCGCGCGATGCAGCCGTGGCCGACGGCGTACACGTTCTTTCATCGGCCGGGTAAGGAGCCGATTCGGGTCATCATCAATCGGGTTGATCCTTCCGCCTCCCGTCCGACGCTCGATTCCGGCGCGCCGGTAGGTTCAATCTTTGGGGATGCCAAGTCGATGGGCGTGAAGTGTGGTGATGCGTCTCTCGAAGTCCTCGAACTCCAACCCGCGGGGAAAAAGCGGATGACGGCCGAGGAGTTCTTGCGGGGCTACCCGATCCAGGCCGGCTACCGCTTCGGGCCGGAAGTGCTCGCATGA
- a CDS encoding CehA/McbA family metallohydrolase gives MRTTFVLASLVAIIALSVARAADPPPVLADVDGQPLAANADRLAKALQLLGTPLPEAAAKELQAAVDAKDAQKVQKVLDPRVLFVVNINPESRVKVTRGPADAALQQAGFVPVLVKVVNESTVKKPLKIVSPQAGPRYSGPGRQARDPKADPRDKDRFLQAEMYTAPPMTGELSGLKVEYAIALLYSTEAGKREATIGFDVGQGNQDLGFRGEVPVLFDVKPGIPVKVRVADFDGKPTTARFIIKDATGRVYPPQAKRLAPDLFFQQQVYRHDGGTIILPPGEFDVEFGRGPEYHLVATRVRVGQGKPADPEPGIAVKLVRWINPADHGWYSGDHHIHSAGCAHYTNPTEGVNPEDMFLHVKGEGLNVGCCLTWGPCYDFQRQFFEAAPNKLSEPFTIIKYDVEVSGFGSQALGHVCLLNLRDQTYPGSAGTKVKGWPTWTTPLMRWAKDQGAVTGYAHSANGLGIDRPKSTHRLFTELDAGAKGHVTNADAAAGKLPLPEPFDTIDADKDGKLTEAELKQSTDRVADRLPNLVIPEMNGIGAQEICVTSAMGVCDFISAMDTQRVPEWNIWYHIMNCGFPLKVSGETDFPCISGGRVGQGRVYVQLGKPDMVDFAAWCDGVRKGKSYVSDGYAHPLKFAVNGTAPGFGDVKLDAAGPVAVTATVAFAKHPLLGTAVGARLTEGATRKVELIVNGRVAATKDVPADDQPHDLTFSVPVERSSWVALRHYPQMHTNPVNVIVGGKPIRASRQSAQWCVGVIEQLWRVRAKDIIPAERDEAEKTFQKALDMYKQIATESPEDK, from the coding sequence ATGCGCACCACCTTCGTACTTGCTTCACTCGTTGCCATCATCGCCTTATCCGTCGCCAGGGCCGCCGACCCGCCGCCGGTTTTGGCCGACGTGGACGGCCAACCGCTCGCGGCCAACGCGGACCGACTCGCCAAGGCGCTCCAACTCCTCGGCACGCCGTTGCCCGAAGCAGCCGCGAAGGAATTGCAAGCGGCCGTCGACGCGAAGGACGCCCAGAAAGTGCAGAAGGTTCTCGACCCGCGGGTCTTGTTCGTGGTGAACATCAACCCCGAGTCGCGGGTCAAAGTCACGCGGGGGCCGGCGGATGCAGCCCTTCAGCAAGCGGGGTTCGTGCCCGTGCTGGTCAAAGTGGTGAACGAAAGCACGGTCAAGAAGCCGCTCAAGATCGTCAGTCCTCAGGCGGGGCCGCGATACAGCGGTCCCGGGCGGCAGGCTCGTGATCCGAAGGCCGACCCGCGGGACAAAGATCGGTTCCTGCAAGCCGAGATGTACACCGCGCCGCCGATGACGGGGGAATTGAGCGGGCTCAAAGTCGAGTACGCGATCGCGCTGCTCTACAGCACGGAGGCCGGTAAGCGGGAGGCGACGATCGGGTTTGATGTCGGCCAGGGGAACCAGGATCTCGGCTTCCGCGGCGAAGTGCCGGTGCTGTTCGACGTGAAGCCCGGCATCCCGGTCAAGGTGCGAGTCGCCGATTTCGACGGCAAGCCGACTACCGCGCGGTTCATCATCAAGGACGCCACCGGCCGCGTCTACCCGCCCCAGGCGAAACGGCTCGCGCCCGACCTATTCTTCCAGCAGCAAGTCTACCGGCACGACGGCGGGACCATCATCTTGCCGCCCGGCGAGTTCGACGTGGAATTTGGCCGGGGGCCGGAATACCACCTCGTCGCGACGCGCGTGCGCGTCGGTCAAGGCAAGCCGGCCGACCCGGAGCCCGGCATCGCCGTCAAGCTGGTTCGTTGGATCAATCCCGCCGACCACGGCTGGTACAGCGGCGACCACCACATCCACTCCGCCGGCTGCGCGCACTACACGAACCCGACCGAAGGGGTGAACCCCGAAGACATGTTCCTGCACGTCAAGGGCGAAGGGCTGAACGTCGGCTGCTGCCTGACCTGGGGGCCGTGTTACGACTTCCAGCGGCAGTTTTTCGAGGCCGCCCCGAACAAGTTGAGTGAACCGTTCACGATCATCAAATACGACGTGGAAGTCAGCGGCTTCGGGTCGCAGGCGCTCGGGCACGTTTGCCTGCTAAACCTTCGCGACCAGACCTACCCCGGCTCCGCGGGGACGAAGGTGAAGGGCTGGCCGACGTGGACCACGCCGCTCATGCGGTGGGCCAAGGACCAGGGGGCCGTGACCGGGTACGCCCACTCCGCGAACGGCCTCGGCATCGACCGCCCGAAGTCGACCCACCGCCTGTTCACCGAACTCGACGCAGGAGCGAAAGGACACGTAACTAATGCGGACGCCGCGGCCGGGAAACTGCCGCTGCCGGAACCGTTCGACACGATCGACGCGGACAAGGACGGCAAGCTCACGGAAGCGGAACTGAAGCAAAGCACCGACCGCGTGGCGGACCGCCTGCCGAACCTCGTGATTCCGGAAATGAACGGCATCGGCGCGCAAGAAATCTGCGTCACGTCGGCGATGGGCGTCTGCGACTTCATCAGCGCGATGGACACCCAGCGGGTGCCCGAGTGGAACATCTGGTACCACATCATGAACTGCGGCTTCCCGCTCAAGGTGTCGGGCGAAACCGACTTCCCCTGCATCAGCGGCGGCCGGGTCGGCCAGGGCCGCGTTTACGTCCAACTCGGCAAGCCGGACATGGTCGACTTCGCCGCGTGGTGCGACGGCGTCCGCAAGGGCAAGTCTTACGTGTCAGACGGGTACGCCCACCCACTCAAATTCGCCGTCAACGGCACCGCCCCCGGATTCGGCGACGTGAAACTCGACGCGGCGGGGCCGGTCGCGGTGACGGCGACCGTCGCGTTCGCCAAACACCCGCTGCTCGGCACGGCGGTCGGCGCCCGACTGACGGAGGGGGCCACGCGCAAGGTCGAGCTGATCGTGAACGGCCGCGTCGCGGCGACCAAGGACGTGCCGGCCGACGACCAGCCACATGATCTGACGTTCTCGGTCCCTGTGGAACGAAGCAGTTGGGTGGCGCTTCGGCATTACCCGCAGATGCACACGAACCCGGTCAACGTAATCGTCGGCGGCAAGCCGATCCGGGCCTCGCGGCAGTCCGCCCAGTGGTGCGTCGGGGTGATCGAGCAACTCTGGCGCGTTCGCGCGAAAGACATCATCCCAGCCGAACGCGACGAGGCCGAGAAGACGTTTCAGAAGGCCCTCGATATGTACAAGCAAATCGCGACGGAGTCGCCGGAAGACAAGTAA
- a CDS encoding vWA domain-containing protein yields MRSLFPIAVVLLVLFALPGVAVFTADLLGYGQDVNAWLESRAGVSHRVALTLPAAVVLFCVPPAIILLYFLRLKRKALPVPSTFLWKKSIEDLHVNRLMQWLRRNVLLLLQVLAALVMIYGVLGPRLHGAIVGGKHYILVIDNSASMSATDVAPDRLAWAKTEAIKEIDACTDSDTGMVIAFSDVAEIRQSYTNNRAALKRAVEGITPTLRPTRLDEALGLAASLANPARSTENEAAAPANPEPGKERTYVGVEGMQADVHLYSDGKFPPVPEFALANLNLTFHVPPVSGSTADNVGILRLDAERDPDDPTKVIARATVRNYRGTDTDIRARLEVLEGGDRLIATYDDDETRRDLKRRPIPAKSERPDLAFTISDVPENTDYVLHLKLDGAKDAFPADDEAWVVLGVVRKARVLVVGPENRRLRDFLDSVSTKKIAEVAFLPPDVLTGDPKEYLTPAREGKYDLVIFDRCGPASVDAMPSANTFFVGYPPPPFVPADKAKPGDANAVQPVTGPSVRGWQGRHPVMRNLQALDEVDVAEAFRFPDQLPPRTQRLIEGSENLVLLAAIPRQSYTDLALAFPLVTGDGRWNTNWPLKVSFPLFMRNVVLTLGNVRDAGTEEPIKPGQVKHLRLGGAAEIRVVAPDKSSTKLERGSRAEFAVTGTDQLGVYTVRWDDPGGKGTQYRRFAVNLFDPLESDIAPADAVKVGSATVTADAPRKQPRDLWKWPVLCGLLVLVLEWWIYNRRVQI; encoded by the coding sequence ATGCGCAGCCTCTTCCCGATCGCCGTCGTGCTGCTCGTCCTGTTCGCCCTGCCGGGGGTCGCGGTGTTCACCGCCGACCTGCTGGGCTACGGCCAGGACGTGAACGCGTGGCTGGAGTCGCGGGCCGGCGTGAGCCACCGGGTCGCGCTCACGCTGCCGGCCGCGGTCGTGCTGTTCTGCGTGCCGCCCGCGATTATTTTGCTTTACTTCTTGCGGCTGAAGCGGAAGGCGCTGCCGGTGCCGTCCACGTTCCTGTGGAAAAAGAGCATCGAAGACCTGCACGTGAACCGGCTCATGCAGTGGCTGCGGCGGAACGTCCTGTTGCTCCTTCAGGTACTAGCCGCGCTGGTGATGATTTACGGCGTCCTCGGGCCGCGACTACACGGGGCGATCGTGGGCGGCAAGCACTACATCCTCGTGATCGACAACTCCGCCAGCATGAGCGCGACCGACGTGGCGCCGGACCGCCTCGCATGGGCCAAGACGGAAGCGATCAAGGAAATTGACGCCTGCACCGACTCGGACACCGGGATGGTGATCGCGTTCAGCGACGTGGCCGAGATCCGCCAGTCGTACACCAACAACCGGGCCGCCCTCAAGCGGGCGGTCGAGGGGATCACCCCGACCCTGCGGCCGACCCGGCTCGACGAGGCGCTCGGCCTCGCCGCCAGTCTCGCGAACCCCGCCCGGTCGACGGAAAACGAGGCCGCCGCCCCCGCCAACCCCGAACCGGGCAAGGAACGCACTTACGTCGGCGTCGAGGGCATGCAGGCCGACGTTCACTTGTATTCAGACGGCAAGTTCCCGCCGGTGCCCGAGTTTGCGCTCGCTAACCTGAACCTGACCTTTCACGTCCCACCCGTCTCGGGAAGCACGGCCGACAATGTCGGCATTTTGCGCCTCGACGCCGAGCGCGATCCGGACGACCCGACCAAGGTGATCGCCCGGGCCACCGTCCGCAACTACCGCGGGACCGACACGGACATCCGCGCCCGGCTCGAAGTCCTCGAAGGCGGCGACCGGCTCATCGCCACTTACGACGACGACGAGACCCGCCGCGACTTGAAACGCCGGCCGATCCCGGCCAAGTCCGAACGGCCGGACCTCGCGTTCACCATCAGCGACGTGCCCGAAAACACGGACTACGTTCTTCACTTGAAACTCGACGGGGCGAAGGACGCATTTCCGGCGGACGACGAGGCGTGGGTCGTGTTGGGCGTCGTCCGCAAGGCGCGGGTGCTGGTGGTCGGCCCCGAGAACCGGCGGCTCCGCGACTTCCTCGACTCGGTCAGCACAAAGAAGATCGCGGAAGTCGCCTTCCTCCCGCCCGACGTCCTAACCGGCGACCCGAAGGAATACCTGACGCCCGCCCGTGAGGGCAAGTACGACCTCGTGATCTTCGACCGTTGCGGACCGGCGTCGGTCGACGCGATGCCATCGGCGAACACGTTCTTTGTCGGGTACCCGCCGCCACCATTCGTCCCGGCGGACAAGGCCAAGCCGGGTGACGCGAACGCGGTCCAGCCGGTGACGGGACCGAGCGTCCGCGGCTGGCAGGGCCGACACCCGGTTATGCGAAATCTCCAGGCGCTGGACGAAGTAGACGTGGCCGAGGCGTTCCGTTTCCCGGACCAGCTTCCTCCGCGGACGCAGCGGCTCATTGAGGGGAGTGAAAACCTCGTCCTCCTCGCGGCCATCCCGCGGCAGTCCTACACCGATCTCGCGCTGGCTTTCCCGCTTGTCACGGGCGACGGCCGGTGGAACACGAACTGGCCGCTCAAGGTGAGCTTTCCCTTATTCATGCGGAACGTCGTGCTGACGCTCGGCAACGTGCGGGACGCCGGGACCGAGGAGCCGATCAAGCCGGGCCAGGTCAAGCACCTTCGCCTCGGTGGGGCGGCCGAGATTCGGGTGGTCGCCCCGGACAAGTCCTCGACCAAACTGGAGCGGGGCTCGCGGGCCGAGTTCGCCGTGACCGGCACGGATCAGCTCGGGGTCTACACCGTCCGGTGGGACGACCCGGGCGGCAAGGGCACCCAGTACCGGCGGTTCGCGGTCAACCTGTTCGACCCGCTCGAAAGCGACATCGCGCCGGCCGACGCGGTCAAGGTGGGCAGCGCGACCGTCACTGCCGATGCGCCCCGCAAGCAGCCCCGCGACCTCTGGAAGTGGCCGGTATTGTGCGGGCTGCTCGTGTTGGTGCTGGAGTGGTGGATCTACAACCGGCGGGTGCAAATCTGA
- a CDS encoding cupin domain-containing protein, whose protein sequence is MISRRAALGALAAATGSTLTAKGDTKEKAADKPAEAKGGTKEKAAETAPSFKFRLQRAKPRVYEGGSIREHRAADFPASHNISAGVVRIEAGAFREPHWHPNSDEWAYMVEGRVRLTVVGPHGQTTVEDFEVGDAWFVPIGFGHSVLNIGEGEAEVLLVHNHGDFTTIELSEWAAGGPKDVFASTLAVPEKALDNVPKKKLFVGRKRKS, encoded by the coding sequence ATGATTTCACGCAGGGCCGCCCTGGGGGCACTGGCCGCGGCGACAGGTAGCACGCTGACGGCCAAGGGGGACACGAAGGAAAAAGCGGCCGACAAGCCGGCAGAGGCCAAGGGGGGAACGAAGGAGAAGGCAGCCGAGACGGCTCCGAGTTTCAAGTTCCGCCTGCAACGGGCCAAGCCGCGCGTTTACGAGGGTGGTTCGATCCGCGAACACCGGGCGGCCGACTTCCCCGCCTCGCACAACATCTCGGCCGGCGTCGTCCGCATCGAAGCGGGAGCCTTCCGCGAGCCGCACTGGCACCCGAACTCGGACGAGTGGGCCTACATGGTCGAGGGCAGGGTTCGGCTCACCGTCGTCGGCCCGCACGGCCAGACGACGGTCGAGGATTTCGAGGTCGGCGACGCCTGGTTCGTGCCGATCGGCTTCGGCCACTCCGTCCTGAACATCGGCGAGGGCGAAGCCGAAGTTCTCCTGGTCCACAACCACGGCGACTTCACCACCATCGAGCTGTCGGAGTGGGCCGCCGGCGGACCGAAGGACGTATTCGCTTCGACGCTTGCGGTGCCCGAAAAAGCACTCGACAATGTGCCGAAAAAGAAACTCTTCGTCGGGCGCAAGCGCAAAAGTTGA
- a CDS encoding formylmethanofuran dehydrogenase subunit B, which produces MTQTITEVACTVCGCVCDDLTVTVEGGRVIRAAGACKLAEPWFLAHNTATPPAAKVAGQPAAFADAVARAADLLRHARAPLIYGLSRSTTEGQRAAVALADRIGATIDTTASTGHAPSIVALQQVGESTCTLGEVKARADLVVFWGTDPVETHPRHFERYSVDPVGLFLPEGRKDRFVVVVDDHETKSARHADLFISVPHNRDWEALWGLRLLVKGKKWAGILNPPTPDSEKGGGDKPDAGAHSLPQAEEKLRDLAARMKACKFGIVFFGAGLTRRPLAHRTIEALLQLVTDLNAHTRFYARRMRRYGDVAGADSVLAWQTGYPFGVNLARGYPRYNPGEFTGPDLLARKEVDACVIVGSDTVADFPPSALAHLRTIPVVLLDSPGNQSPVAADVKFTTAVYGIHRPGTAYRMDEVPIPLRVLLPTDYPSDGEVLEEMLKRVKPAGTEDIPG; this is translated from the coding sequence ATGACCCAGACGATCACCGAAGTAGCCTGTACCGTGTGCGGTTGCGTGTGCGACGACCTGACCGTGACCGTCGAGGGCGGTCGCGTCATCCGGGCAGCCGGCGCGTGCAAGCTCGCCGAGCCGTGGTTCCTCGCGCACAACACGGCTACCCCGCCGGCCGCCAAGGTCGCCGGCCAACCCGCGGCGTTCGCCGATGCGGTTGCTCGCGCCGCCGACCTGCTCCGCCACGCGCGGGCGCCGCTCATCTACGGCCTCTCCCGCAGCACGACGGAGGGCCAGCGGGCGGCCGTCGCGCTGGCGGACCGGATCGGGGCCACGATCGACACGACGGCCAGCACCGGCCACGCCCCGTCGATCGTCGCCCTCCAGCAAGTCGGCGAATCGACATGTACGCTCGGCGAGGTGAAAGCCCGTGCGGACCTCGTCGTCTTCTGGGGCACTGACCCCGTCGAGACACACCCGCGGCACTTCGAACGGTATTCGGTCGATCCAGTCGGCCTGTTCCTACCCGAAGGGCGTAAAGACCGGTTCGTGGTCGTGGTCGACGACCACGAGACGAAATCCGCCCGCCACGCGGACCTGTTCATTTCCGTCCCCCACAACCGAGATTGGGAGGCGCTGTGGGGACTGCGGCTGCTGGTAAAGGGCAAAAAATGGGCCGGCATCCTGAACCCTCCGACGCCTGATTCTGAAAAAGGTGGGGGAGACAAACCAGACGCCGGCGCTCATTCGCTACCCCAAGCGGAAGAGAAACTTCGCGACCTCGCGGCGCGGATGAAGGCGTGCAAGTTCGGCATCGTCTTCTTCGGCGCCGGCCTGACGCGGAGGCCGCTCGCGCACCGGACGATCGAAGCCCTACTCCAACTCGTCACCGACCTGAACGCCCATACGCGGTTCTACGCCCGGCGGATGCGCCGCTACGGCGACGTGGCCGGGGCGGACTCGGTCCTCGCGTGGCAGACCGGATACCCGTTCGGGGTGAACCTGGCTCGCGGGTATCCGCGGTACAACCCCGGCGAATTCACCGGCCCCGACCTGCTCGCGCGGAAGGAAGTCGACGCCTGCGTGATCGTCGGCAGCGACACGGTCGCCGACTTTCCGCCCTCGGCACTCGCGCACTTGCGCACGATCCCGGTGGTCCTACTCGATTCCCCCGGCAACCAGTCGCCCGTCGCCGCGGACGTGAAGTTCACCACGGCCGTGTACGGCATCCACCGCCCCGGCACCGCCTACCGAATGGACGAGGTGCCAATCCCCCTGCGCGTCCTGCTCCCGACCGATTACCCGAGCGACGGGGAGGTGTTGGAGGAGATGCTGAAGAGGGTGAAGCCAGCCGGGACAGAGGACATACCGGGGTAG
- a CDS encoding response regulator, translated as MEPMHGAPRLSVLAVDDHLDTVESLVELLTLLGYHSRAATTGEDALAMAAESPPDVVLLDMHMPGMDGWELGRRLACGPKPPILVAVTGCDREEDRRRSADAGIHLHLLKPVEPGVLAGMLKRFERTLAPAEPEPVL; from the coding sequence ATGGAACCGATGCACGGGGCACCGCGGTTGTCGGTCCTGGCAGTCGACGACCACCTTGATACGGTCGAAAGTCTGGTCGAACTCCTCACCCTCCTGGGGTATCACTCCCGGGCCGCCACCACCGGCGAGGATGCCCTGGCGATGGCCGCCGAATCGCCTCCCGACGTGGTCCTCCTGGACATGCACATGCCCGGCATGGACGGGTGGGAACTCGGCCGCCGGCTCGCGTGCGGGCCGAAGCCGCCGATTCTGGTCGCAGTTACTGGCTGTGATCGGGAAGAGGACCGCCGCCGGTCGGCCGACGCGGGCATTCACCTCCACCTGCTCAAGCCTGTCGAACCCGGCGTGCTGGCGGGGATGTTGAAGCGCTTTGAACGAACGCTCGCGCCCGCCGAGCCGGAGCCGGTCTTATAG
- the def gene encoding peptide deformylase, whose protein sequence is MKIVNYPHPALRVKARPVTTIDKEVQLAAGGMLELMYRHEGLGLAAQQVALDFQMIVINFAGDPEQQDKEVVAINPVILEQKSVFKDREGCLSFPGLYQDIRRAKTVRVQAYNLRGEPFEMVCSDLAARIWQHEIDHLNGVLFIDKMGPLARMGSKKMLEEFIAEFEEGVQKGTIPPGTEMKL, encoded by the coding sequence ATGAAGATCGTTAATTACCCGCACCCCGCCCTGCGAGTGAAGGCCCGCCCGGTCACCACCATTGATAAAGAGGTCCAACTCGCGGCCGGCGGAATGCTCGAACTCATGTACCGCCACGAGGGCCTCGGCCTGGCCGCGCAACAGGTCGCGCTCGACTTCCAGATGATCGTTATCAACTTCGCCGGCGACCCGGAGCAGCAGGACAAAGAAGTCGTCGCGATCAACCCGGTCATCCTGGAGCAGAAAAGCGTGTTCAAGGACCGGGAAGGCTGTCTCAGCTTTCCGGGGCTCTACCAGGACATCCGGCGGGCGAAAACGGTCCGCGTGCAAGCGTATAACCTGCGCGGCGAGCCGTTCGAGATGGTCTGCAGCGACCTCGCGGCACGGATTTGGCAGCACGAAATCGACCACCTGAACGGCGTCCTGTTCATCGACAAGATGGGCCCGCTCGCCCGGATGGGGAGCAAGAAAATGCTCGAAGAGTTCATCGCCGAATTCGAGGAAGGCGTGCAGAAGGGCACCATTCCCCCCGGCACCGAAATGAAGCTTTAA